From Arachis stenosperma cultivar V10309 chromosome 2, arast.V10309.gnm1.PFL2, whole genome shotgun sequence, one genomic window encodes:
- the LOC130963633 gene encoding uncharacterized protein LOC130963633, with product MENKRKDQFSSASTNYHHRRNVKPKPNPEPQDPEIRELQTLPLFPTGPLFQSSPSSNHSQDPELSSPPQPPPAQVVVDDLDIIITPPFPWATDRPAKVHTLQYLKQNKILTIKGDVQCGSCRKKFEMEFDLKKKATEHGKFLKDHRASMHSRCPKEWMNPNPIACKFCGQEKSVKPVIGSWKDHSINWLFLWLGEFIGFCTLEDLRYFCKYNKLHRTAAKDRFVFNAYTEIFKQLIRVD from the coding sequence ATGGAGAACAAGAGAAAAGATCAATTTTCATCGGCCTCCACCAACTACCACCACCGCCGCAATGTGAAACCGAAGCCCAATCCAGAGCCTCAAGATCCAGAAATCAGAGAATTGCAGACACTCCCTCTCTTCCCTACCGGACCATTATTCCAATCTTCACCTTCTTCCAATCATTCACAGGATCCAGAGCTTTCATCACCACCACAACCACCACCGGCACAGGTCGTCGTCGACGACCTCGACATAATCATCACTCCTCCCTTTCCATGGGCCACTGATCGTCCGGCGAAAGTCCACACACTCCAATATCTGAAACAAAACAAGATCTTAACAATCAAAGGAGACGTTCAATGTGGAAGCTGTCGCAAAAAATTCGAAATGGAGTTCGATTTAAAGAAAAAGGCTACAGAGCATGGAAAGTTCTTGAAGGATCACAGAGCTTCTATGCATAGTCGATGTCCAAAAGAGTGGATGAATCCGAATCCGATTGCATGCAAATTCTGCGGCCAAGAAAAAAGTGTGAAACCTGTTATTGGAAGTTGGAAGGATCACTCCATTAATTGGTTGTTTCTTTGGTTAGGTGAGTTCATAGGGTTTTGCACTTTAGAAGATTTGAGGTATTTTTGTAAGTACAATAAATTGCATAGAACTGCAGCTAAAGATAGATTTGTTTTCAACGCTTACACTGAAATCTTCAAACAACTCATTCGAGTCGATTAG